The Paenibacillus sp. G2S3 region CTACAAAATTTAAGGCGGCTATTCCATATTCCTATGTAAAAAAGAAAATCCCGTCGAGGCTCGGCCAAAGACCGAGGTCGAAAGGATACTTGTAAAATAACAATTTATCAGACCCTAAGTGGTCTACAGTAAGGACTCAATCTGTGCTGTCATCGTTTCTGGCGATTCCTTTGGCTCCACACGAGCCACTACATTTCCGCCACGATCAATAAGGAACTTCGTGAAGTTCCAGCTAATATCGCTGTTGTCCCCACTACCCGGTTGCTGCTCTTTTAAATAATTGAAAAGAGGGCTGGCATCCGGTCCATTCACATCCACTTTGGCAAATACGGGAAAGGTAACCCCATAATTAATCTGACAGAATTCTTCTGCCTCTTCACTTGTACCCGGCTCCTGACCCGCAAATTGATTGCAAGGGAATCCTAATACTACAAGTCCCTGATC contains the following coding sequences:
- a CDS encoding glutathione peroxidase, with translation MSIYNFSGVTPSGKEVSFTEYEGKVLLIANTASKCGLTPQYGDLQKLYEQYKDQGLVVLGFPCNQFAGQEPGTSEEAEEFCQINYGVTFPVFAKVDVNGPDASPLFNYLKEQQPGSGDNSDISWNFTKFLIDRGGNVVARVEPKESPETMTAQIESLL